A window of Alkalilimnicola sp. S0819 contains these coding sequences:
- a CDS encoding cytochrome c oxidase assembly protein gives MDLDAWSHYLLPWEFSPAWALLSAVPVLLYARGLGRLRRRGQAPPWWRTCLFLAGMVAVYAVTQTGYDYLARYLFFAHRAQHLVLHHAAPFLIALSAPWAALLAGLPRRARALPGAEPGRVLLGRGYAGLQSPPVAGLLFVGLVYLWLLPELHFDAMLSARLYALMNLSMYLDGLLFWQLVLDRRGPPRQRCGYGARMLLVLAVALPQVLLGVFMVGAERVWFEVYEVCGRAWPLDPLTDQRLGGLLTWIPAAMMSMLGALVVLVHLLRDTARREQVPEP, from the coding sequence ATGGATCTCGATGCCTGGTCGCACTACCTGTTGCCTTGGGAGTTCTCGCCCGCGTGGGCGCTCCTCAGCGCGGTGCCGGTGCTGCTCTACGCACGCGGTCTCGGCCGGCTGCGCCGGCGCGGCCAGGCGCCGCCCTGGTGGCGGACATGCCTTTTTCTCGCGGGCATGGTCGCGGTGTACGCGGTCACCCAGACCGGCTACGACTATCTCGCCCGGTATCTGTTCTTCGCGCACCGGGCGCAGCATCTGGTGTTGCACCACGCCGCCCCTTTCCTGATCGCCTTGAGCGCCCCCTGGGCGGCGCTGCTTGCCGGCCTGCCCCGGCGCGCCCGTGCGCTGCCCGGCGCGGAGCCCGGCCGGGTACTGCTGGGGCGTGGCTACGCGGGCTTGCAAAGCCCGCCGGTGGCGGGGCTGCTGTTCGTGGGTCTGGTGTATCTGTGGCTGCTGCCCGAGCTGCATTTCGACGCCATGCTCAGCGCCCGGCTGTACGCGCTGATGAACCTGAGCATGTACCTGGACGGGCTGCTGTTCTGGCAGTTGGTGCTGGACCGGCGCGGCCCGCCGCGCCAGCGCTGCGGCTACGGCGCGCGGATGCTGCTGGTGCTGGCGGTGGCCCTGCCCCAGGTGCTGCTGGGGGTGTTCATGGTCGGTGCCGAGCGCGTTTGGTTCGAGGTGTACGAAGTGTGCGGGCGGGCCTGGCCGCTGGACCCACTGACCGATCAGCGCCTGGGCGGGCTGCTCACCTGGATACCCGCGGCGATGATGAGCATGCTGGGCGCGCTGGTGGTGCTGGTGCATCTGTTGCGCGATACCGCGCGGCGCGAACAGGTGCCCGAGCCATGA
- a CDS encoding DUF2231 domain-containing protein: protein MATFRPGGGAKSQITVFGHPVHPMFIPFPIAFLSGVVVTDAAYLYLADPFWARMSFWLLTGGVGMGALAALTGLSDFTRVRVIRHHLSGWSHMLSAVVMLSFATVNLLQRRVDPDTAVWPWGFFLSVVTALMLAVAGWLGGKMVFEHNLGPGEPLMDAPDIPDSEGVQGGEPPEEG, encoded by the coding sequence ATGGCGACTTTCAGGCCGGGCGGCGGAGCCAAAAGCCAGATCACCGTCTTCGGCCACCCTGTGCACCCCATGTTCATCCCCTTCCCGATCGCCTTTCTCAGCGGCGTCGTGGTCACCGATGCGGCGTATCTGTATCTCGCCGACCCGTTCTGGGCCCGGATGAGCTTCTGGTTGCTGACGGGCGGCGTGGGCATGGGCGCCCTGGCGGCGCTGACGGGCTTGTCGGATTTCACCCGGGTACGGGTCATCCGCCATCACCTGAGCGGTTGGAGCCATATGCTCAGCGCGGTGGTGATGCTGTCATTCGCCACGGTCAATCTGCTGCAGCGGCGCGTGGATCCGGACACGGCGGTGTGGCCCTGGGGCTTTTTCCTGTCCGTGGTCACCGCGCTCATGCTCGCGGTGGCGGGCTGGCTGGGCGGCAAGATGGTGTTCGAGCACAATCTCGGCCCCGGAGAACCGTTGATGGACGCGCCGGACATTCCCGACAGCGAAGGCGTTCAGGGTGGCGAACCGCCGGAGGAGGGCTGA
- a CDS encoding CopD family protein — translation MSGPDQVPWAVVLHILFICLWLGTLSLVPALCAEHRRGPGEQDQPLIQSVLHLYAWGASGCAVLAVLTGIWLAYARGFEGGWLALKLGFVTTLAWCHLYIGRLAAQLRDNIVHAPLHYWSLSLLPPMLALPILYLVLSKPL, via the coding sequence ATGAGTGGGCCTGATCAGGTGCCCTGGGCCGTAGTGCTGCACATCCTCTTCATCTGTCTCTGGCTGGGCACCCTCAGCCTGGTGCCGGCCCTGTGTGCCGAGCACCGCCGCGGGCCGGGCGAGCAGGACCAGCCCCTGATCCAAAGTGTCTTGCATCTGTATGCCTGGGGGGCGAGCGGCTGCGCCGTGCTGGCGGTACTGACGGGGATCTGGCTGGCTTACGCGCGCGGCTTCGAGGGCGGCTGGCTGGCGCTGAAGCTTGGCTTCGTGACCACGCTCGCCTGGTGCCACCTTTACATCGGCCGACTTGCCGCGCAGCTGCGCGACAACATCGTACATGCACCGCTGCACTATTGGAGCCTGAGCCTGCTGCCGCCGATGCTCGCCTTGCCGATCCTGTACCTGGTGCTGAGCAAACCCCTCTGA
- a CDS encoding LysR family transcriptional regulator — MKAKRTLHNIRSVDLNLLGIFDAIHRERNITRAARRLGMTQPAVSGALNRLRQLLDDPLFVKTAQGMEPTPRADELAEPISQALEDILDALSHNSGFDYANADHSFCLAMSDYSEFLLLPPLMRWLRAHAPHITLSTVPVVERTLPVDLESGLVDLAIGNIPALQSGCYRQQLVFEDFICVVRDDHPEIGEELTLEQFQEIPQVIFTPRQNQDTVDQVLSQQGLRRNIALRVPNYLTIIGVIAETDLIGVLPVRIARRVCRLAGLRMLPCPVEHPGVPVSQHWHVRESKNPANRWLRELLKELSAAL, encoded by the coding sequence ATGAAAGCCAAACGCACTCTGCACAATATCCGCTCGGTGGACCTGAACCTGCTCGGCATCTTCGATGCCATCCATCGCGAGCGGAACATCACCCGCGCGGCGCGCCGCCTGGGGATGACGCAGCCAGCCGTCAGCGGCGCGCTTAACCGGCTCCGACAGTTACTCGACGACCCGCTGTTCGTGAAGACCGCCCAGGGTATGGAACCCACCCCCCGTGCCGACGAGCTCGCGGAGCCGATAAGCCAGGCCCTGGAGGACATACTCGACGCGCTCAGTCACAACAGCGGTTTCGACTACGCCAACGCCGACCACAGCTTCTGCCTCGCCATGAGCGACTACAGCGAATTCCTGCTGCTGCCGCCATTGATGCGATGGTTGCGGGCCCATGCCCCGCATATCACCCTCTCCACGGTGCCCGTGGTGGAGCGAACCCTGCCGGTGGACCTGGAATCGGGCCTGGTGGACCTGGCCATCGGCAATATTCCCGCGCTACAGAGCGGCTGCTATCGCCAACAGCTGGTCTTCGAGGACTTCATTTGTGTCGTCAGAGACGATCACCCGGAAATCGGCGAGGAACTCACCCTGGAGCAATTCCAGGAGATCCCCCAGGTGATCTTCACCCCGCGCCAGAACCAGGACACCGTCGACCAGGTGCTGTCCCAGCAAGGCCTGCGGCGCAACATCGCGCTACGCGTGCCCAACTACCTGACCATCATCGGCGTCATCGCGGAAACCGACCTGATCGGCGTGCTGCCCGTGCGTATCGCCCGCCGCGTCTGTCGTCTGGCGGGGCTGCGCATGCTGCCTTGCCCGGTCGAGCATCCGGGCGTGCCGGTGAGCCAGCACTGGCACGTCAGAGAGAGCAAGAACCCCGCCAACCGCTGGCTGCGCGAACTGCTGAAGGAGCTTTCCGCCGCGCTGTAG
- a CDS encoding SCO family protein: protein MNERRRRRGLSRCLRLGVLLFALAACGGQPHWHSRDIRGLLPDLPSELSPRIGSAEVRLLFFGYTHCPHLCPATLARLDAVSAALGHPPDLRIVFISVDPRRDTRPVLRAFLQRFRAPVSGLRPDPATLRVLSRRYRVGYGYGDADDRGNYAVSHPAGVYVFDRQGRARLLIRPSDRHDGVVADLRRLLAEGA, encoded by the coding sequence ATGAACGAGCGCCGCCGCCGCCGGGGGCTCTCGCGCTGCCTGCGGCTGGGCGTGCTGCTGTTCGCGCTGGCGGCGTGCGGTGGCCAGCCGCACTGGCACAGCCGGGACATCCGCGGACTGCTGCCCGATCTTCCGTCCGAACTCAGCCCCAGGATCGGGTCCGCGGAGGTGCGGCTGCTGTTCTTCGGCTACACCCATTGCCCGCATCTGTGCCCGGCCACCCTGGCGCGTCTGGACGCCGTGAGCGCCGCCCTCGGTCATCCGCCGGACTTGCGCATCGTCTTCATCAGCGTGGATCCGCGCCGTGATACCCGGCCCGTTCTCCGGGCGTTCCTGCAACGCTTCAGGGCGCCGGTCAGCGGTCTGCGTCCGGATCCGGCCACCCTGCGGGTGCTCAGCCGGCGCTACCGGGTCGGTTACGGCTACGGCGACGCGGACGATCGCGGCAATTACGCCGTCTCCCACCCCGCCGGCGTCTATGTGTTCGACCGCCAGGGTCGGGCGCGGCTGTTGATCCGGCCGTCCGACCGGCACGACGGGGTCGTGGCGGACCTGCGGCGCTTGCTGGCCGAGGGGGCGTGA